The window ACAGTATAAAGAAAGCCTTACCGCAAAAGAATATCAAGATTTATGTGATTTTGAAGGTAATGCAAACGGTTTTAAAATAGTTACAGAAAATAGAGAAGGACGACAAGGTGGTTTGCGTTTAAGTTATGCAACCCTTGGTGCTTTTATGAAATACCCAAAAGAATCTTTGCCTAAAAAACCAACAAAACATATTGCAGATAAAAAATACGGCTTTTTTCAAAGTGAAAAAGAAGCCTTTTTAGATGTAGCAAATGAGCTTGGTTTAATTAGTAGAAGTAAAACAGATGTTAGTTTTTCGCGTCATCCTTTAGCTTTTCTTGTAGAAGCTGCAGATGATATTTGTTACACTATTATTGATTTTGAAGACGGAATTAATTTAGGGCTTATTCAAGAGGAGTACGCTTTAGAGTATTTAATTAATCTAGTTAGAGAAACCATAAACACCAAAAAGTACCACCAATTAAGTAATACGCAAGATCGAATTAGCTATTTAAGAGCATTGGCTATTAATACACTTATTAATGAAGCTGTTGCTATTTTTATTGCCAATGAAGAAGCGATACTGAATGATGAATTTAAAATCGCTTTGTTAGATAAAAGTAAATATGAAGCGCAAATAAACGATATCATTAAAATAAGTGTCGATAATGTATATCAATCTATAGAAGTGGTAGATAAAGAGATTTCAGGCTATCAAGTTTTAAAT is drawn from Lacinutrix sp. WUR7 and contains these coding sequences:
- a CDS encoding deoxyguanosinetriphosphate triphosphohydrolase; translated protein: MNWEQLLSLKRFGDTNKRLRKEQDETRLGFEVDYDRIIFSSEFRSLQDKTQVIPLSQTDFVHTRLTHSLEVSVVARSLGRQVGRKLLEKYPHLQNIHGYQANDFGAIVASAALAHDIGNPPFGHSGEKAIGEFFKTGAGKQYKESLTAKEYQDLCDFEGNANGFKIVTENREGRQGGLRLSYATLGAFMKYPKESLPKKPTKHIADKKYGFFQSEKEAFLDVANELGLISRSKTDVSFSRHPLAFLVEAADDICYTIIDFEDGINLGLIQEEYALEYLINLVRETINTKKYHQLSNTQDRISYLRALAINTLINEAVAIFIANEEAILNDEFKIALLDKSKYEAQINDIIKISVDNVYQSIEVVDKEISGYQVLNTLLSVYTKAINNNYNGTPTNYDTLVLKRLPKVINLNEDNLYLRLLSICNYVSLLSDSKAIMVYKKIKGLSFNI